A genomic segment from Truepera sp. encodes:
- a CDS encoding RsmE family RNA methyltransferase, with protein sequence MRLTRVLVTELRTGEVVLRGSEAHHLRDVLRLVPGAPVEAFDGRGSVAEGRVTAADKGGVVLELGEPRHSRAEPGLTVTVAVALLKGDKLAGVVRQCTELGADRFVLLQTRHADVTSLSVAKRQRLQHVAAEAARQSERARVPSIEGPVQLGRLEWEGVAIVADPRAPLALSAALGTPGARERLTLVTGPEGGLAASEVMELVDRGAVAASLGPRILRAETAPVALAAVALLREAGESAREVEAPEPGREDNAREPVREGEALESSR encoded by the coding sequence GTGAGGCTCACCCGGGTGCTCGTGACTGAGTTGCGCACCGGCGAGGTGGTGCTGAGGGGGTCCGAGGCGCATCACTTGAGAGACGTGCTCAGGCTGGTTCCGGGGGCGCCCGTGGAGGCGTTCGACGGGCGCGGGAGCGTGGCCGAGGGCCGCGTCACGGCCGCCGACAAGGGCGGCGTCGTGCTCGAACTGGGTGAACCCCGCCATAGCCGTGCCGAACCGGGCTTGACGGTGACGGTGGCCGTCGCGCTGCTCAAGGGCGACAAGCTGGCCGGCGTGGTGAGGCAGTGCACCGAGCTGGGCGCGGACCGCTTCGTGCTGCTCCAGACCCGCCACGCCGACGTGACTTCGCTGTCGGTGGCGAAGCGTCAGCGGCTTCAGCACGTGGCGGCGGAGGCCGCCAGGCAGAGCGAGCGGGCGCGCGTGCCGAGCATCGAGGGACCCGTGCAGTTGGGTCGCCTCGAGTGGGAGGGGGTCGCCATCGTGGCCGACCCCCGCGCGCCGCTGGCGTTGAGCGCCGCGCTGGGGACGCCTGGGGCCCGCGAACGCTTGACGCTCGTCACGGGCCCGGAGGGCGGCCTGGCCGCCAGCGAGGTCATGGAGTTGGTCGACCGGGGAGCCGTTGCCGCGAGCCTCGGTCCGCGCATCCTGCGCGCCGAGACGGCACCGGTTGCTCTGGCGGCGGTTGCGCTGTTGCGCGAGGCCGGTGAGTCGGCTCGCGAGGTGGAGGCCCCGGAGCCTGGCCGGGAGGACAACGCCCGTGAGCCGGTTCGGGAGGGCGAGGCCCTTGAATCCTCGCGCTAG
- the secD gene encoding protein translocase subunit SecD, producing the protein MNNRVFTGAALLALVVLSVLFLWQPWSPGPALKLGLDLQGGLRVTLVADVPNPDPEDLATARNIVENRVNQFGVAEALVTTIGNHKIGVELPGLTSEDQQRALDLIGQQAVLEFRIVKAEANSLPTSALTLDDLEPAAFTGEIVQTASAQFQQVPGAPSGPVVVFGIRPADVQAFGNFTGSNVGRRMAIVLDGRIVTAPTLQSRISDSGQITGIDSLDEATDIAVVLRSGSLPISLKVDEVRSIGPTLGQDSINKGTTAAIVGGALVILAVLLYYGPLFGGVLSFGVLLAMLFIFAVLAGLGAALTLPGLAGLVLTIGAAVDGNVISFERIREELREGRGLRVSMKRGFGNSLSAIIDANITTLLAALALYQYTTGPVRGFAITLAVGIVASVFVNTVVVPYVLGLFALKSDRTYMSKGWEVRGLRPVERARPLVISTGLLAVAAIVYTSVAGLNLSTDFTGGSSTLLEVPASTTITDIRRTIDELGFPGVTGEGATIVESSEKAADGSRQVSVRVGLGNESQSSSDDFAMKLAAATGSTKLSSDFVGPSVGADLRRGAIMAVVVALLLVLAYLAWRFWPNWVVALAVVLASAHDVAITMGVQALFGIEFSIPVLAALLFVVGYSLNDSIIISDRIRENVRVIRNKSYRELVNLAVNQTLTRTVATSATTLLPVLALLFFGGSVLRGFSITLLVGIGVGTFSSIFLVSPVIVWVREWQQHRHDQTRHKKFAKA; encoded by the coding sequence ATGAACAACCGCGTATTCACCGGCGCAGCGCTGTTGGCGCTCGTCGTCCTGTCAGTCCTGTTCCTATGGCAGCCCTGGAGCCCGGGGCCCGCCCTCAAGCTCGGCCTCGACCTGCAGGGCGGCCTGCGCGTGACGCTGGTGGCCGACGTCCCCAACCCCGACCCGGAGGACCTCGCCACCGCCCGCAACATCGTCGAGAACCGCGTCAACCAGTTCGGCGTCGCCGAGGCGCTCGTGACCACGATCGGGAACCACAAGATCGGCGTCGAGCTGCCCGGCCTCACCTCCGAGGACCAGCAGCGGGCCCTCGACCTGATCGGCCAGCAGGCGGTGCTCGAGTTCCGCATCGTGAAGGCCGAAGCGAACTCCCTTCCCACCAGCGCCCTCACGCTGGACGACCTCGAGCCGGCGGCCTTCACGGGCGAGATCGTACAGACCGCCAGCGCCCAGTTCCAGCAGGTGCCGGGGGCGCCGTCCGGCCCCGTGGTCGTCTTCGGCATCAGGCCCGCGGACGTGCAGGCGTTCGGGAACTTCACCGGGAGCAACGTAGGCCGCCGGATGGCCATCGTCCTCGACGGCCGCATCGTCACCGCCCCCACGCTGCAGTCGCGCATCTCCGACTCCGGCCAGATCACGGGTATCGACTCCTTGGATGAGGCAACCGACATCGCCGTCGTGCTGCGCTCCGGGAGCCTGCCGATCAGCCTCAAGGTCGACGAGGTGCGTTCGATCGGCCCGACGCTCGGCCAGGACTCGATCAACAAGGGGACCACGGCCGCGATCGTCGGCGGCGCCCTCGTCATCCTCGCCGTCCTCCTCTACTACGGCCCGCTCTTCGGTGGCGTGCTGTCGTTCGGCGTGCTGCTGGCGATGCTGTTCATCTTCGCCGTGTTGGCCGGCCTCGGCGCCGCGCTCACCCTCCCCGGCCTCGCCGGCCTCGTGCTGACCATCGGGGCCGCCGTGGACGGCAACGTCATCTCGTTCGAGCGCATCCGCGAGGAGTTACGCGAGGGGCGCGGCCTACGCGTCTCGATGAAGCGCGGCTTCGGCAACTCGCTTTCCGCCATCATCGACGCCAACATCACCACGCTGCTCGCCGCGCTCGCCCTCTACCAGTACACGACGGGCCCGGTGCGCGGCTTCGCCATCACGCTGGCCGTCGGCATCGTGGCCTCCGTGTTCGTCAACACGGTCGTCGTGCCGTACGTGCTCGGGCTGTTCGCGCTGAAGAGCGACCGCACCTACATGTCCAAGGGTTGGGAGGTGCGCGGCCTGCGTCCGGTGGAGCGCGCCAGGCCGCTGGTCATCTCGACCGGTCTGCTGGCGGTGGCGGCCATCGTCTACACGAGCGTGGCGGGCCTCAACCTCTCGACCGACTTCACGGGCGGCTCCAGCACGCTCCTGGAGGTGCCGGCGAGCACCACGATCACGGACATCCGGCGCACCATCGACGAGCTCGGCTTCCCCGGCGTGACCGGCGAGGGCGCCACCATCGTCGAGTCGAGCGAGAAGGCCGCCGACGGCTCGCGCCAGGTGTCGGTGCGCGTGGGGCTCGGTAACGAGTCTCAGTCGTCCAGCGACGACTTCGCCATGAAGCTCGCCGCCGCGACGGGCAGCACCAAGCTATCGTCCGACTTCGTGGGGCCGTCCGTCGGCGCCGACTTGAGGCGCGGCGCCATCATGGCCGTCGTCGTCGCCCTGCTGCTCGTGCTGGCGTACCTCGCCTGGCGCTTCTGGCCAAACTGGGTCGTGGCCCTGGCGGTCGTGCTCGCAAGCGCGCACGACGTGGCCATCACCATGGGGGTGCAGGCGCTGTTCGGCATCGAGTTCTCCATCCCGGTGCTCGCGGCCCTGCTGTTCGTGGTCGGCTACTCCCTCAACGACTCGATCATCATCTCGGACCGCATCCGGGAGAACGTGCGCGTCATCCGCAACAAGTCGTACCGGGAGCTCGTCAACCTCGCGGTGAACCAGACCCTCACGCGCACGGTGGCCACCTCGGCCACCACGCTGCTGCCGGTCCTGGCGCTGCTGTTCTTCGGGGGCAGCGTCCTCCGCGGCTTCAGCATCACTCTCCTGGTGGGCATCGGGGTCGGCACCTTCTCCAGCATCTTCCTGGTATCGCCCGTCATCGTGTGGGTGCGCGAGTGGCAGCAGCACCGCCACGATCAGACGCGGCACAAGAAGTTCGCCAAGGCCTGA
- a CDS encoding 50S ribosomal protein L11 methyltransferase has translation MNVYRIEGLTGEAVELAALWDLGCLGVQEEEGPGGLALLAYFEEKRALPVPGEWLELPDVDYVARYQAGLGPVRFGRLVVAPSHSRVELVAGELALWLDPGSAFGTGHHETTAMALTALTRLDLAGKSVLDVGAGSGLLAIAADRLGAEHAYGVDNDVATIGVARENAARNSSRARFAPGTLDTPGLPGHFDVVVANLYAELHRSLFPTYVSRVVAGGRLILSGILAQRRQLVEEAAPPSAELVGEDRAGDWLLLEYEVEGPR, from the coding sequence TTGAACGTCTACAGGATCGAGGGCCTGACGGGCGAGGCGGTGGAACTGGCGGCGCTGTGGGACCTGGGGTGCCTCGGCGTTCAGGAGGAGGAGGGCCCGGGTGGCCTCGCCTTACTGGCTTACTTCGAGGAGAAGCGAGCCCTGCCCGTACCCGGAGAGTGGTTGGAGCTGCCGGACGTGGATTACGTCGCTAGGTACCAGGCGGGCCTCGGGCCGGTGCGCTTCGGGCGGCTGGTGGTGGCGCCGAGCCATAGCCGGGTAGAGCTGGTGGCGGGCGAGCTGGCCTTGTGGCTCGATCCCGGCTCCGCCTTCGGCACCGGGCACCACGAGACCACGGCCATGGCCCTGACGGCCCTCACGCGCCTGGACCTCGCGGGGAAGAGCGTGCTCGACGTCGGTGCGGGCAGCGGCCTGCTGGCGATAGCCGCAGATCGGCTGGGGGCGGAGCACGCCTACGGGGTCGACAACGACGTGGCCACGATCGGCGTGGCGAGGGAGAACGCGGCGCGCAACTCCTCACGGGCCCGGTTCGCGCCTGGCACGCTGGACACGCCCGGCTTGCCCGGGCACTTCGACGTGGTCGTGGCCAACCTCTACGCCGAGCTTCACCGGAGCCTGTTCCCCACCTACGTGAGCAGGGTCGTGGCAGGCGGCCGTCTGATCCTCAGCGGCATCTTGGCCCAGCGCAGGCAGCTGGTGGAAGAGGCCGCGCCGCCGTCCGCCGAACTGGTGGGGGAGGACCGGGCGGGCGACTGGTTGCTGCTCGAGTACGAGGTTGAGGGGCCGCGGTGA